DNA from Waddliaceae bacterium:
CATCGTAACCCTCGGCGCCGGAGATATAACATATGCCGGCGATGAGACATTAAAAACATTACAAGATATACCTGTAGAATGTCATATCTGAAAGAAAAAATACCTCTCGCACAGGCGCTGCTCGTCATCGTTATCGCTACGATAGCAATATCAGGGATGACAGCAGCATGGTGGTCGTATTACCTCTATAACGCCAAGAAAAATAGCACAAACCCACGCTATGCGATAACGACGATACAACAAAAAAGTACCACCAACGAAGACCTCCCGACACAATACCTCGCAGAATGTTTGGGGATATCTTCCGACATAGTAACGAATATATATGCCTTAGACACAGAAAAAGCCGAAGAAGCCCTCATGAATAGCCCAGCGATAAAAGAGGCTCGCGTCACCAAAGAATTCACCGAAACGCTCTTCGTAGAATATACCATGTATACACCATACGCGCTCCTCGCCGACGTAGAAAACACCGCCATCGACGACGAATGCACCCCATTCCCAATAACACCATACTATACGGCAAAAAAACTGCCGAAGATATACCTTGGCATCGACGACGAAGAAAAATTCTCCTGGAAAAAACCCCTTACAATGAAAACAGTGCCGCTCGCCATCGACATACAAAAAATCCTCATGCCATACCATCTAGAAGGCATCTTCGCCGTCCTATGCATAGACACCTCTAACGCATATAACACTAGCTACGGAAAACGCGAAATCGTTGTAACGCTCCATGAATCGGGATCAGAAAGACTATTGCGGCTCACCAGCGAAGAATATCAACAACAAATACAAAACTATATGCTGCTACGCGAAACCCTCTCCGAGGAAAACGTTGCCATCATCGATATGCGCGTGCCGCAACTCGCGTTTTTTAAAGGAATGTAACAATAATAATATGAAATATATACAGATAATATGGACGTGCGCAAATATCGAAGAAGCGCGAAGTATCGCGTCAGATCTCGTAGAAAATCACTATGTCGCCTGCACGACAATAATCCCTAAAGTCGAGTCAATATACCTCTGGGAAGGGAAAATGTGCCACGACGACGAAGTGAAAGTCGTCATGAAAACCACATCAAAACACTGGGAAAAAGTTCGCGATATCATCGAAGAAAAAAGCTCGTACGACACCCCGCAAATCCTACGCATCGATATCACCGACGGTAACAAAAAATACCTCAAATGGATGGAAGAAACTCTCTGACCTCTTTGGAGAAGATGCGTTATCATAAATAATTTGATATAAGTTGTTGATTATTAATATAAAGCGTGTTAAAATAATGCTTTATAATTTTAGGGGGCAATATTATTATGACAGGTTTTATAAAAGATATCGGTAGAAAGCTTGAACATGAAATAGCAGGAGGATTGAAATATTTCTCTCCTGGGGTGCAGAAAACGTCAATAAGCTCTGGAAGGATGGTGCTAGAGAAGGAGACAGTAGACGGCTTGTTTTTTGCAAAAAATGAGTACTTAGAAAAGTCGACAATGGATTTTATGTTTGAATATGGAATTCTGAATTTAGTTTCTGCCATTTGTGATCCAGCATTGCGCTCTGTTTTCTTGGCCAAGCGTGTCATTAAAACCGCAGCTTCATTAGGGACGATGATTTTGTCGCCCGTCTCTAAAATATCAAATAAACGTTTACCTCAGCGTATGGCTTTACCACAAGCTTCCGAGGCTGGCATGAAACTTTTAAGCAACGTACGACACCTTTCGGCCGATGTGTTTGAAGTGATAGGCGTCGTTGTTTGTCGATTTTTTATCGCCCTCTCAAATTTTATGGGCATTTTGGCTCCAAAAACTGGAGTGAGAGCTTATAAGAAAATATCACAGACACAAGTTAAGGTAGAAAAACTCGCCGAAGTTATCGCCGGCGATAAAAATTTATCGCTATTGGCAGAAGACTTAGAAACGATGCGTTCTCTGCTTCGAGACGCTAAAATTATCATAGATGTTGAAGAGACCATTTCAGACGACAAATCAATAGTTGTCGCGACTTCTTCCCAAGAAAGCGACAATGTTTCAAAAGTGGATGCATCTAAGATAATACATGATATTTATTACGAGATAAGTAGTATCAGAAACATATCTGACCGCCGTAGGGTAGTACGTGACTATGAAAAAGCGGTGAGACTTGAGGGAAAGTGCCGTGAAGCATTTTCAGAAGTCGGAGATGTCCTTTCCGATAAGATTGCAACGATAGTAATTCCACAACAGCAAGAAAAATTAAGGCTGTTGCAACAACTCGGTAATATTCCTGAAGGTACAATGCCGGCCCTTCCCGCTGAAGAGTCAGAAGACAAAAACAGCCGCCTAGAAACAAGACTGAAGGTTTTTGATGATCTGCGGCAGGAGATAAAGAGGGCCACAGAACAACTACAGAAGCAATATGACTCTCGTGGTATTATAAAGGAGAGTATAGACTCTATGTATAAGCAAGTCGCTGAATTTCAGCAGGATTATTATTATAAAGAGTACGAAGGAGTTCTCCTGCCTAATTTTCGTGATATAGAGAGAATTCTCAAGCACTTTGACCCTGTAACCAGCGCGCTTTGTAATATCAAAGATATGTATGATTTTGAATATTACGTCAGCAGGCTCAAAGCGGCCTCGCCAGAAGAAGCGGAAACCATTCGTGATGAAGTTTCGAACAACTTTTTTAGGACAATATTGACAAAGATTAGCAAATGCTCCGGGGTGTTTGAAAAATGCAAAAGAAGCTGGGTTCCCGATTCACCCGTTGATGAAGAACCTCAAGAGGAGACAATGTCTCGAGAGACGGCGCTGGAGATCTTAGGTGTAGAAGAAGGCACGACAGCGAGAGAAATAAGAACGGCCTATCGTCGTCGTGCTGGTAAATGCCACCCCGACAAGTCAGGCGGGAGCGAAGAAGCCTTTTTACAGCTCAAAGAAGCATACGATTTGCTAGCTAATAGTTAACGAGAGGAAAAAAGCTCTTTAATCTCTTCGGAGAAGGCGACATCTTCATTGCATAGCTTTAGAAGCTCTATGTCCGCCGTGGATATGTTGAAGAGGGCTTTTTTGTGCTCGCAACCGGTAAAATGATAGCCGGTGAAATGAGGAGCAAAGATCGTTTCCAAGATAGAAAGGTTCGAAGCTTTGTCGTCGACAAAAGCAATATGAGGATATCGCAGCTCACTTGTCTCCAAAAACCTCCGAAAAGCCGTGCCTTTGTCGCAGTCACCACAATATAATACGCCACGATAGAAGTCTGCTCTAGGCATTTCGTGGACATTTTTCTCGACGTCGCCGAAAGAGAAGTCGATCCCGACACTGCAAAGCTGACGATGTGTTGCCTCCTTTAGCTCATGACAACGCGCCGTCAATCCTATGACGTCATGTTTTTCTCTCCATCGGTATATGGTGTCAGGGGCATGCTCTTCGACGGCTTTGACGTCAACCTTATGCTGCAATATCCCCCACGCCTTACACGCAAGGCGCAAAGCGGCGGCGTCGGAAAAACCTTGTGACAAATACGACCGATATAGATGCATCTCCCATTCTTCACTGCCAATATGAGATTTCGTCTCGATGACAGTGCTGTCGAGGTCTAAAGCGATACAAGAGTTTTCGGGAAGGGCGTCGACGTTGACTTCGTCTAACGACATTATCTGATATACTCGATTCTTTTCCATAATGACTCCTCAACGATTATTTATAGATAACAGACCTTACGTGTTATCAGATTTTTTCTAGAGAAATAGGCACATCGGAGAACTATAGCTTAAAGCGTATAGAACAGTAGAATTTTGGAATAGGAATTTTTTATCACGGAGACACGGAGAACACAGAGAGAAATAGGACTGGCTAGGGGTTTCACCCCTAGAGCACCAACCATTTTTCTTCTTTGAACTTTTGTTCTCCGTGACCTCCGTGGCTCCGTGGTAGAAAAATCCGATCCTTTTTCTATCCGCTAAACGCTAGTTTTTTTATAATCTAGGAAGAGAATTTTCGAGCTCAAACTTGCTGACATGGGTGCTGTAACGATCCCATTCGATGTTCTTGTTCTCAAGGAATTTGTTGAAAATATGCTCTCCCAAAATCTCTTTAACCAAAGAACTTTTCTCCGTCTCCTTGATGGCAGCATAAAGACTGTCCGGAAGATTTGTGATATTGTGTTCTTCATGCTCGCTAGGATTCATCGTAAAAATGTTGCGCTCAACAGGCTCAGGAAGCTCGTACTTCTCATCTATGCCCTTCATCCCTGCCCCCAACATCACAGCAAAAGCAAGATATGGGTTGCACGCAGGGTCAGGAGAACGGAACTCTACCCTCGTAGCAGTTTCCTTGTCAGGCTTGTATAAAGGCACCCTTACCAAGGTAGACCTGTTTCGCCTCGCCCACGAAACATAAACAGGAGCTTCATAACCAGGAACAAGGCGCTTATAAGAGTTGACCCACTGGTTCGTGATAGCTGTTATCTCTGGAGCATGCCTTAGAAGACCAGCAATATAATGCCTGGCAGTATCAGAAAGATGATACTCGTCGTCATGGTCGTAGAACGCGTTCTTCGCCCCCTTAAAAAGTGATTGATGTACATGCATGCCATTGCCGTTCTCACCGAAAATTGGCTTCGGCATAAAAGTAGCATATACACCGTTCTGACGGGCGATCTCCTTCACAACCATACGATATGTCATGGTGGTGTCGGCCATAAGCAAGCCTTCCTTATAACGCAAGTCAATCTCATGCTGGCTAGGAGCAACCTCATGATGACTGTATTCCACCTGAATACCCATAGACTGTAGAGCGGAAATTGTCTTCTCACGGAGACCCTCGCCAAAATCTGCAGACTGCGAATCAAAATACCCCGCCTTATCAAGAGGCTCAACACCGCTGCTGTCTTTGAAATAAAAATATTCAAGCTCAGGGCCAGTATAAAAAGTGTATCCCCGGTCAGCAGCCTTCTTTAGGGCTTTCTTGAAAATATATCTGCAATCGCCCTCATAAGGAGAACCGTCAGGACGTAAGATGTCACAAAACATATACGCAACAGTATTTCCGCTGTTGTCCCAAGGGATAATCTGAAAAGTCGTGGGGTCAGGCATCGCTATCATATCGCTTTCTTCAATACGAGCAAAACCCTCAATAGATGAACCGTCGAAACCCATACCTTCAGTAAGACCTTCTTCTAGCTCGTCAGGAGTAATGGAAAAACTCTTCAAAACACCAAGAATATCGGTGAACCAAAATTGGATGAACTTGATATTTCTCTTTTTTACAATATTTTTTACATCA
Protein-coding regions in this window:
- a CDS encoding divalent-cation tolerance protein CutA, which produces MKYIQIIWTCANIEEARSIASDLVENHYVACTTIIPKVESIYLWEGKMCHDDEVKVVMKTTSKHWEKVRDIIEEKSSYDTPQILRIDITDGNKKYLKWMEETL
- a CDS encoding DUF2608 domain-containing protein, encoding MEKNRVYQIMSLDEVNVDALPENSCIALDLDSTVIETKSHIGSEEWEMHLYRSYLSQGFSDAAALRLACKAWGILQHKVDVKAVEEHAPDTIYRWREKHDVIGLTARCHELKEATHRQLCSVGIDFSFGDVEKNVHEMPRADFYRGVLYCGDCDKGTAFRRFLETSELRYPHIAFVDDKASNLSILETIFAPHFTGYHFTGCEHKKALFNISTADIELLKLCNEDVAFSEEIKELFSSR
- a CDS encoding J domain-containing protein; the encoded protein is MTGFIKDIGRKLEHEIAGGLKYFSPGVQKTSISSGRMVLEKETVDGLFFAKNEYLEKSTMDFMFEYGILNLVSAICDPALRSVFLAKRVIKTAASLGTMILSPVSKISNKRLPQRMALPQASEAGMKLLSNVRHLSADVFEVIGVVVCRFFIALSNFMGILAPKTGVRAYKKISQTQVKVEKLAEVIAGDKNLSLLAEDLETMRSLLRDAKIIIDVEETISDDKSIVVATSSQESDNVSKVDASKIIHDIYYEISSIRNISDRRRVVRDYEKAVRLEGKCREAFSEVGDVLSDKIATIVIPQQQEKLRLLQQLGNIPEGTMPALPAEESEDKNSRLETRLKVFDDLRQEIKRATEQLQKQYDSRGIIKESIDSMYKQVAEFQQDYYYKEYEGVLLPNFRDIERILKHFDPVTSALCNIKDMYDFEYYVSRLKAASPEEAETIRDEVSNNFFRTILTKISKCSGVFEKCKRSWVPDSPVDEEPQEETMSRETALEILGVEEGTTAREIRTAYRRRAGKCHPDKSGGSEEAFLQLKEAYDLLANS
- a CDS encoding FtsQ-type POTRA domain-containing protein, which gives rise to MSYLKEKIPLAQALLVIVIATIAISGMTAAWWSYYLYNAKKNSTNPRYAITTIQQKSTTNEDLPTQYLAECLGISSDIVTNIYALDTEKAEEALMNSPAIKEARVTKEFTETLFVEYTMYTPYALLADVENTAIDDECTPFPITPYYTAKKLPKIYLGIDDEEKFSWKKPLTMKTVPLAIDIQKILMPYHLEGIFAVLCIDTSNAYNTSYGKREIVVTLHESGSERLLRLTSEEYQQQIQNYMLLRETLSEENVAIIDMRVPQLAFFKGM
- a CDS encoding glutamine synthetase, which encodes MLCKNANDVKNIVKKRNIKFIQFWFTDILGVLKSFSITPDELEEGLTEGMGFDGSSIEGFARIEESDMIAMPDPTTFQIIPWDNSGNTVAYMFCDILRPDGSPYEGDCRYIFKKALKKAADRGYTFYTGPELEYFYFKDSSGVEPLDKAGYFDSQSADFGEGLREKTISALQSMGIQVEYSHHEVAPSQHEIDLRYKEGLLMADTTMTYRMVVKEIARQNGVYATFMPKPIFGENGNGMHVHQSLFKGAKNAFYDHDDEYHLSDTARHYIAGLLRHAPEITAITNQWVNSYKRLVPGYEAPVYVSWARRNRSTLVRVPLYKPDKETATRVEFRSPDPACNPYLAFAVMLGAGMKGIDEKYELPEPVERNIFTMNPSEHEEHNITNLPDSLYAAIKETEKSSLVKEILGEHIFNKFLENKNIEWDRYSTHVSKFELENSLPRL